In Pseudofrankia saprophytica, one genomic interval encodes:
- a CDS encoding OmpA family protein — protein MRLTPVVRLRAAAVLAAGALVVTAAGCSTSADDTAFTPAATGTRAKPTIVPNELPPIGKFIRQSDGSQVTTVSSDYLFDVGSDQLLPEATQALAEIVPTLREHAGEIQIVGYTDGLGSTDANLELSRRRGDAVKAVLVGDGIDGSVLQVVPKGEDGAQDGVPDSTRRKVEIVLK, from the coding sequence ATGCGACTCACCCCGGTAGTTCGTCTACGCGCCGCGGCCGTGCTGGCCGCCGGCGCGCTCGTGGTCACGGCTGCCGGTTGCTCGACCAGCGCCGACGACACGGCCTTTACTCCGGCCGCGACGGGGACCCGGGCGAAGCCAACCATCGTCCCCAACGAGCTGCCGCCGATCGGCAAGTTCATCAGGCAGTCCGACGGCAGCCAGGTGACGACGGTGAGCTCGGACTATCTGTTCGACGTCGGCAGCGACCAGCTGCTGCCGGAGGCGACCCAGGCCCTCGCCGAGATCGTGCCGACCCTGCGCGAGCACGCCGGAGAGATCCAGATCGTCGGTTACACCGATGGTCTCGGCTCCACCGACGCGAACCTGGAGTTGTCCAGGCGCCGCGGCGACGCGGTGAAGGCAGTCCTCGTCGGGGACGGCATCGACGGCTCGGTCCTTCAGGTTGTCCCGAAGGGTGAGGATGGCGCGCAGGACGGCGTGCCGGACTCCACCCGCCGCAAGGTGGAGATCGTCCTCAAGTGA